Proteins encoded by one window of Arabidopsis thaliana chromosome 2, partial sequence:
- the MGDC gene encoding monogalactosyldiacylglycerol synthase type C (monogalactosyldiacylglycerol synthase type C (MGDC); CONTAINS InterPro DOMAIN/s: Glycosyl transferase, family 28, C-terminal (InterPro:IPR007235), Monogalactosyldiacylglycerol synthase (InterPro:IPR009695); BEST Arabidopsis thaliana protein match is: monogalactosyldiacylglycerol synthase 2 (TAIR:AT5G20410.1); Has 2157 Blast hits to 2157 proteins in 790 species: Archae - 0; Bacteria - 1916; Metazoa - 0; Fungi - 0; Plants - 110; Viruses - 0; Other Eukaryotes - 131 (source: NCBI BLink).) — MMKVVSPRTRSDSITEKVFRRVYSNFNISTVEDEYIHRQRSSDYEKESRLRKRGLEDKEEVMEMEQMGAERIKTVLILMSDTGGGHRASAEAIRDAFKIEFGDDYRIIIKDVWKEYTGWPLNDMERQYKFMVKHVGLWSVAFHGTSPKWIHKSYLSALAAYYAKEIEAGLMEYKPDIIISVHPLMQHIPLWVMKWQGLHKKVIFVTVITDLNTCHRTWFHHGVSRCYCPSKEVAKRALVDGLDDSQIRVFGLPVRPSFPRTILNKNELRKELEIDLNLPAVLLMGGGEGMGPVQKTALALGDSLYNSKESNPIGQLIVICGRNKVLASTLASHEWKIPVKVRGFETQMEKWMGACDCIITKAGPGTIAEALICGLPIILNDYIPGQEKGNVPYVVDNGAGVFTRSPKETAKIVADWFSNNKEELKKMSENALKLSQPEAVFDIVKDIHHLSQQQQRIPLFNEFSY, encoded by the exons ATGATGAAAGTGGTGTCACCTCGTACACGGTCGGATTCAATCACTGAGAAGGTGTTTCGACGAGTCTATAGCAATTTTAACATCTCAACAGTAGAAGATGAGTATATCCATCGTCAGAGATCAAGTGATTATGAGAAGGAGAGTCGTCTAAGGAAGAGAGGGttagaagacaaagaagaagttatgGAGATGGAGCAGATGGGAGCAGAGAGGATCAAAACTGTTCTTATTCTCATGAGTGATACCGGCGGTGGCCACCGTGCTTCAGCCGAGGCCATCCGCGACGCTTTCAAGATCGAATTCGGAGATGACTATCgg ATAATCATAAAAGATGTTTGGAAAGAATACACTGGATGGCCATTGAACGACATGGAGAGACAGTACAAGTTCATGGTGAAACATGTTGGTCTTTGGTCTGTTGCGTTTCATGGTACTTCTCCCAAATGGATCCACAAAAGCTATCTAAGTGCTCTTGCCGCTTATTATGCCAA AGAAATAGAGGCCGGTTTAATGGAGTACAAACCGGACATTATTATTAGCGTGCATCCTCTGATGCAACACATACCATTGTGGGTAATGAAATGGCAAGGACTTCACAAGAAAGTTATTTTCGTTACGGTCATCACTGATCTAAACACTTGCCACCGTACATG GTTCCATCATGGAGTCAGCAGATGTTATTGTCCGTCCAAAGAGGTTGCAAAGAGAGCATTAGTAGACGGCCTTGATGACTCTCAAATCCGTGTCTTTGGCTTACCTGTCCGCCCATCTTTCCCTCGCACTATTCTCAACAAG AATGAACTAAGGAAGGAACTTGAAATAGACTTAAATTTACCTGCGGTTCTATTAATGGGAGGGGGTGAAGGAATGGGTCCGGTTCAAAAAACAGCTCTAGCCCTTGGAGATTCTTTATACAACTCTAAAGAAAGTAATCCAATAGGACAATTGATTGTCATATGCGGCCGGAACAAAGTCCTTGCTTCTACATTAGCATCTCATGAATGGAAGATTCCGGTCAAG GTTCGAGGGTTTGAAACACAAATGGAAAAATGGATGGGAGCTTGTGATTGTATCATCACTAAG GCTGGTCCGGGTACGATTGCGGAAGCACTGATTTGCGGCCTCCCAATTATCCTCAATGACTATATTCCTGGACAG GAAAAAGGCAACGTGCCGTATGTTGTGGACAATGGGGCTGGAGTTTTCACCCGAAGTCCCAAAGAAACTGCGAAAATCGTGGCGGATTGGTTTAGCAACAATAAAGAggaattaaagaaaatgtcaGAGAATGCTCTAAAGTTGTCGCAACCTGAAGCCGTGTTCGACATTGTGAAGGATATCCATCATCTAtcccaacaacaacaacgtaTTCCactttttaatgaattttccTATTGA
- the MGDC gene encoding monogalactosyldiacylglycerol synthase type C (monogalactosyldiacylglycerol synthase type C (MGDC); CONTAINS InterPro DOMAIN/s: Monogalactosyldiacylglycerol synthase (InterPro:IPR009695); BEST Arabidopsis thaliana protein match is: monogalactosyldiacylglycerol synthase 2 (TAIR:AT5G20410.1); Has 30201 Blast hits to 17322 proteins in 780 species: Archae - 12; Bacteria - 1396; Metazoa - 17338; Fungi - 3422; Plants - 5037; Viruses - 0; Other Eukaryotes - 2996 (source: NCBI BLink).) has translation MMKVVSPRTRSDSITEKVFRRVYSNFNISTVEDEYIHRQRSSDYEKESRLRKRGLEDKEEVMEMEQMGAERIKTVLILMSDTGGGHRASAEAIRDAFKIEFGDDYRIIIKDVWKEYTGWPLNDMERQYKFMVKHVGLWSVAFHGTSPKWIHKSYLSALAAYYAKEIEAGLMEYKPDIIISVHPLMQHIPLWVMKWQGLHKKVIFVTVITDLNTCHRTWFHHGVSRCYCPSKEVAKRALVDGLDDSQIRVFGLPVRPSFPRTILNKNELRKELEIDLNLPAVLLMGGGEGMGPVQKTALALGDSLYNSKESNPIGQLIVICGRNKVLASTLASHEWKIPVKVRGFETQMEKWMGACDCIITKH, from the exons ATGATGAAAGTGGTGTCACCTCGTACACGGTCGGATTCAATCACTGAGAAGGTGTTTCGACGAGTCTATAGCAATTTTAACATCTCAACAGTAGAAGATGAGTATATCCATCGTCAGAGATCAAGTGATTATGAGAAGGAGAGTCGTCTAAGGAAGAGAGGGttagaagacaaagaagaagttatgGAGATGGAGCAGATGGGAGCAGAGAGGATCAAAACTGTTCTTATTCTCATGAGTGATACCGGCGGTGGCCACCGTGCTTCAGCCGAGGCCATCCGCGACGCTTTCAAGATCGAATTCGGAGATGACTATCgg ATAATCATAAAAGATGTTTGGAAAGAATACACTGGATGGCCATTGAACGACATGGAGAGACAGTACAAGTTCATGGTGAAACATGTTGGTCTTTGGTCTGTTGCGTTTCATGGTACTTCTCCCAAATGGATCCACAAAAGCTATCTAAGTGCTCTTGCCGCTTATTATGCCAA AGAAATAGAGGCCGGTTTAATGGAGTACAAACCGGACATTATTATTAGCGTGCATCCTCTGATGCAACACATACCATTGTGGGTAATGAAATGGCAAGGACTTCACAAGAAAGTTATTTTCGTTACGGTCATCACTGATCTAAACACTTGCCACCGTACATG GTTCCATCATGGAGTCAGCAGATGTTATTGTCCGTCCAAAGAGGTTGCAAAGAGAGCATTAGTAGACGGCCTTGATGACTCTCAAATCCGTGTCTTTGGCTTACCTGTCCGCCCATCTTTCCCTCGCACTATTCTCAACAAG AATGAACTAAGGAAGGAACTTGAAATAGACTTAAATTTACCTGCGGTTCTATTAATGGGAGGGGGTGAAGGAATGGGTCCGGTTCAAAAAACAGCTCTAGCCCTTGGAGATTCTTTATACAACTCTAAAGAAAGTAATCCAATAGGACAATTGATTGTCATATGCGGCCGGAACAAAGTCCTTGCTTCTACATTAGCATCTCATGAATGGAAGATTCCGGTCAAG GTTCGAGGGTTTGAAACACAAATGGAAAAATGGATGGGAGCTTGTGATTGTATCATCACTAAG CACTAA
- the MGDC gene encoding monogalactosyldiacylglycerol synthase type C: MMKVVSPRTRSDSITEKVFRRVYSNFNISTVEDEYIHRQRSSDYEKESRLRKRGLEDKEEVMEMEQMGAERIKTVLILMSDTGGGHRASAEAIRDAFKIEFGDDYRIIIKDVWKEYTGWPLNDMERQYKFMVKHVGLWSVAFHGTSPKWIHKSYLSALAAYYAKEIEAGLMEYKPDIIISVHPLMQHIPLWVMKWQGLHKKVIFVTVITDLNTCHRTWFHHGVSRCYCPSKEVAKRALVDGLDDSQIRVFGLPVRPSFPRTILNKNELRKELEIDLNLPAVLLMGGGEGMGPVQKTALALGDSLYNSKESNPIGQLIVICGRNKVLASTLASHEWKIPVKVRGFETQMEKWMGACDCIITKVSHIFESYPFI; this comes from the exons ATGATGAAAGTGGTGTCACCTCGTACACGGTCGGATTCAATCACTGAGAAGGTGTTTCGACGAGTCTATAGCAATTTTAACATCTCAACAGTAGAAGATGAGTATATCCATCGTCAGAGATCAAGTGATTATGAGAAGGAGAGTCGTCTAAGGAAGAGAGGGttagaagacaaagaagaagttatgGAGATGGAGCAGATGGGAGCAGAGAGGATCAAAACTGTTCTTATTCTCATGAGTGATACCGGCGGTGGCCACCGTGCTTCAGCCGAGGCCATCCGCGACGCTTTCAAGATCGAATTCGGAGATGACTATCgg ATAATCATAAAAGATGTTTGGAAAGAATACACTGGATGGCCATTGAACGACATGGAGAGACAGTACAAGTTCATGGTGAAACATGTTGGTCTTTGGTCTGTTGCGTTTCATGGTACTTCTCCCAAATGGATCCACAAAAGCTATCTAAGTGCTCTTGCCGCTTATTATGCCAA AGAAATAGAGGCCGGTTTAATGGAGTACAAACCGGACATTATTATTAGCGTGCATCCTCTGATGCAACACATACCATTGTGGGTAATGAAATGGCAAGGACTTCACAAGAAAGTTATTTTCGTTACGGTCATCACTGATCTAAACACTTGCCACCGTACATG GTTCCATCATGGAGTCAGCAGATGTTATTGTCCGTCCAAAGAGGTTGCAAAGAGAGCATTAGTAGACGGCCTTGATGACTCTCAAATCCGTGTCTTTGGCTTACCTGTCCGCCCATCTTTCCCTCGCACTATTCTCAACAAG AATGAACTAAGGAAGGAACTTGAAATAGACTTAAATTTACCTGCGGTTCTATTAATGGGAGGGGGTGAAGGAATGGGTCCGGTTCAAAAAACAGCTCTAGCCCTTGGAGATTCTTTATACAACTCTAAAGAAAGTAATCCAATAGGACAATTGATTGTCATATGCGGCCGGAACAAAGTCCTTGCTTCTACATTAGCATCTCATGAATGGAAGATTCCGGTCAAG GTTCGAGGGTTTGAAACACAAATGGAAAAATGGATGGGAGCTTGTGATTGTATCATCACTAAGGTAAGTCATATCTTTGAATCCTACCCATTCATATAA
- the MGDC gene encoding monogalactosyldiacylglycerol synthase type C, with translation MERQYKFMVKHVGLWSVAFHGTSPKWIHKSYLSALAAYYAKEIEAGLMEYKPDIIISVHPLMQHIPLWVMKWQGLHKKVIFVTVITDLNTCHRTWFHHGVSRCYCPSKEVAKRALVDGLDDSQIRVFGLPVRPSFPRTILNKNELRKELEIDLNLPAVLLMGGGEGMGPVQKTALALGDSLYNSKESNPIGQLIVICGRNKVLASTLASHEWKIPVKVRGFETQMEKWMGACDCIITKAGPGTIAEALICGLPIILNDYIPGQEKGNVPYVVDNGAGVFTRSPKETAKIVADWFSNNKEELKKMSENALKLSQPEAVFDIVKDIHHLSQQQQRIPLFNEFSY, from the exons ATGGAGAGACAGTACAAGTTCATGGTGAAACATGTTGGTCTTTGGTCTGTTGCGTTTCATGGTACTTCTCCCAAATGGATCCACAAAAGCTATCTAAGTGCTCTTGCCGCTTATTATGCCAA AGAAATAGAGGCCGGTTTAATGGAGTACAAACCGGACATTATTATTAGCGTGCATCCTCTGATGCAACACATACCATTGTGGGTAATGAAATGGCAAGGACTTCACAAGAAAGTTATTTTCGTTACGGTCATCACTGATCTAAACACTTGCCACCGTACATG GTTCCATCATGGAGTCAGCAGATGTTATTGTCCGTCCAAAGAGGTTGCAAAGAGAGCATTAGTAGACGGCCTTGATGACTCTCAAATCCGTGTCTTTGGCTTACCTGTCCGCCCATCTTTCCCTCGCACTATTCTCAACAAG AATGAACTAAGGAAGGAACTTGAAATAGACTTAAATTTACCTGCGGTTCTATTAATGGGAGGGGGTGAAGGAATGGGTCCGGTTCAAAAAACAGCTCTAGCCCTTGGAGATTCTTTATACAACTCTAAAGAAAGTAATCCAATAGGACAATTGATTGTCATATGCGGCCGGAACAAAGTCCTTGCTTCTACATTAGCATCTCATGAATGGAAGATTCCGGTCAAG GTTCGAGGGTTTGAAACACAAATGGAAAAATGGATGGGAGCTTGTGATTGTATCATCACTAAG GCTGGTCCGGGTACGATTGCGGAAGCACTGATTTGCGGCCTCCCAATTATCCTCAATGACTATATTCCTGGACAG GAAAAAGGCAACGTGCCGTATGTTGTGGACAATGGGGCTGGAGTTTTCACCCGAAGTCCCAAAGAAACTGCGAAAATCGTGGCGGATTGGTTTAGCAACAATAAAGAggaattaaagaaaatgtcaGAGAATGCTCTAAAGTTGTCGCAACCTGAAGCCGTGTTCGACATTGTGAAGGATATCCATCATCTAtcccaacaacaacaacgtaTTCCactttttaatgaattttccTATTGA